In Xenopus tropicalis strain Nigerian chromosome 5, UCB_Xtro_10.0, whole genome shotgun sequence, one genomic interval encodes:
- the chrm3 gene encoding muscarinic acetylcholine receptor M3 — translation MIFHNMTLLTILANISSTAKTLLQSGDLYNATEITFWSNDITKFFYNTSDIKDEVNISDNGNYTERDYLGGHTVWQVFLIASFSGIIALVTVIGNILVILAFKVNKQLKTVNNYFLLSLACADLIIGVISMNLFTTYIIMDHWIMGSLACDLWLMIDYVASNASVMNLLVISFDRYFSITRPLTYRTKRTTKRAGIMIGLAWIISFILWAPAILFWQYFVGKRTVPSDECFIQFFTEPIITFGTAIAAFYLPVSIMTILYWRIYKETEKRTKELAGLQASGGKLEVPGLSHRTGNAKGNSNYKIQRNIKFSSRTRYSWCTFRFKPKMCKSDKKQIEQDQSSSESWNHNDANASLDNSGTSDEEDAPENPRAIYSIVLKLPGHNSVLSKTKSQSSNQGNTSKGMQKSGPQPKELRFKNLNSQRNLQNKDESISVSLSPQTDHSMNTSSKTTAPLPISFKEIALAKRFAAKTRNQITKRKRMSLIKEKKAAQTLSAILLAFIITWAPYNIMVLVNTFCESCIPRIYWNLGYWLCYINSTINPICYALCNKTFRTTFKILLLCQCDKIKRRKKQYQLTKPIFQRHVTNKSL, via the coding sequence ATGATCTTCCACAACATGACATTGCTTACAATTTTAGCAAACATAAGTTCTACAGCAAAGACACTTCTTCAATCAGGAGACCTTTATAATGCAACTGAAATAACATTTTGGAGCAATGACATAACCAAATTCTTCTACAATACCTCTGATATCAAAGATGAAGTAAACATTTCAGATAATgggaattatacagaaagagatTACCTAGGTGGACATACTGTATGGCAAGTTTTTTTAATCGCAAGTTTTAGTGGCATAATTGCCTTGGTGACTGTTATAGGGAACATtttagtcattttggcatttaaggTTAATAAACAGCTGAAAACTGTCAACAACTATTTCTTATTGAGCCTTGCCTGTGCTGACCTCATAATTGGTGTGATTTCCATGAATCTATTTACTACATATATTATCATGGATCACTGGATTATGGGTAGTCTTGCATGTGACCTCTGGCTTATGATTGACTACGTGGCAAGCAATGCGTCTGTCATGAATCTGCTTGTTATCAGTTTTGACAGATATTTTTCTATCACAAGGCCACTTACTTACAGAACAAAACGAACTACCAAAAGAGCAGGGATTATGATTGGCTTGGCATGGATAATATCATTTATACTTTGGGCCCCAGCGATTTTATTCTGGCAGTACTTTGTTGGAAAGCGCACTGTACCATCTGATGAATGTTTTATTCAGTTCTTTACTGAACCCATAATTACTTTTGGAACGGCTATTGCTGCATTTTATCTTCCAGTATCAATTATGACAATTCTGTACTGGAGAATATATAAAGAAACTGAAAAACGTACAAAAGAGTTGGCAGGATTACAAGCCTCTGGAGGTAAACTTGAGGTACCCGGGCTTTCTCATCGAACAGGCAATGCTAAAGGCAACAGCAATTATAAAATCCAGCGTAACATAAAATTCTCTTCCAGAACTAGATATAGTTGGTGTACTTTTCGTTTCAAGCCAAAAATGTGCAAGTCAGACAAAAAGCAGATTGAGCAGGACCAAAGTAGTAGTGAGAGCTGGAATCATAATGACGCTAATGCATCACTCGATAATTCAGGAACATCAGATGAAGAAGATGCTCCTGAAAATCCACGAGCTATTTACTCTATTGTTTTGAAGCTACCTGGACATAATTCTGTTCTTAGTAAAACAAAATCACAATCTTCTAATCAAGGTAATACATCAAAAGGTATGCAGAAGTCAGGACCACAACCTAAAGAGCTCAGATTTAAGAATTTAAATTCTCAAAGAAATTTGCAAAATAAAGATGAATCAATTTCTGTGTCTTTAAGTCCACAGACTGACCATTCCATGAATACATCTTCTAAGACAACAGCACCTCTTCCTATATCTTTTAAAGAGATTGCATTGGCTAAACGTTTTGCTGCTAAAACCAGAAATCAAATCACAAAACGAAAACGAATGTCTCTcatcaaagaaaaaaaagctgcacaAACACTTAGTGCTATTCTGTTAGCATTTATCATTACTTGGGCTCCATATAACATAATGGTATTAGTCAACACATTCTGTGAAAGCTGTATTCCCAGGATATACTGGAACTTGGGGTACTGGCTTTGTTATATTAACAGCACAATAAACCCTATATGTTACGCACTTTGCAATAAAACATTCAGGACCACTTTTAAGATACTACTACTTTGCCAATGTGATAAAATAAAGAGGCGTAAGAAGCAATACCAGCTAACCAAACCTATTTTTCAGAGACATGTGACCAATAAATCTTTATGA